In Palaeococcus ferrophilus DSM 13482, the genomic window TGGCCTCGAGGGCGTCCTCAACGACGAGCGGAACCTGCGGAAGGCCCTCTATGACGTGGCCCCTCTCCTTAACGATGTCGGCGTTTGCGGTGGCCGCTATGGCGCTCATGAGGGCAAGCCTGCGCTCCTTCTTGTTTATCCTCTCGGCGATGATCTTCTCGACCTTCGGCGGGTGGGTTCTCCTTCCGCCCCTGGCGAAGGGCACGAAGGCCGCGTACCTCGGAGAGGTCTTCATCCTCTTAACCCTGGCCATTCCATGGCCCTTTCCTATTGACTCGGCACTCGTTCTCTTGCCCGCCATGGGGTCGGTACCCCAGGGCTGTATCCTGTGGGTCCATGAGGCTATAACCGCCCTCCTTATGAGATCGGGCCTGAACGGGGTCTCAAAGACCTTTGGGAGCTCGATCTCCTCAACGGGCTCGCCGTTTAAAGAGTAAACGTGAACCTTCATCCTCCCTCACCTCACTGCTTTGACTCCCTACTAACGTAGGTTATCTGTGGTGCCTGAACCTCAGGCCTTCTCTGGGGTGGCCTTATGGCCGGCCTGAACCTAATTATCCTCTTGATTGAGCCCGGAAGGGTTCCGGCAATCATAAGGAAGTCGTTCCTGACAACTCCGTAGTGCGGGAAGCCGCCCTTCGGGGTTATCTCTATCTCCTCGTCGCCAAGCTTGAGCTTGCCGTTCTCCCCTATGCGAAGGAGCCTCTTGTTGTACTCGGTCCTGGTGTGGAAGCCCATCTGACCGGGCATGGGGACCGTCCACATGACCCTCGTCGGGTGCCACGGGCCTATTGAGGCAACCTTCCTCCTTCCCTTGCTGTCCTTGTGGGACCTGAGCTTGACGCCGAAGCGCTTGATGACGCCCTGGAAGCCCTTACCCTTGGTGACGGCTATGGCATCGAGGAGCTCTCCCTCCTTAAGAACCTCGCTGGCCCTTATCTCCTTGCCGAGGTAGTTCTTTATGTATTCGAACTTCGCAGCAACGTCGCTTCCGCCTATGGCGTATTCCATAACGTCGGGCTTCTTCTTGATCTTGGTGAGCCTCGGCTGGGTGTGAACGAGGGCCCTTATCTCAACGATCTCGCCGGCGTTTATCATTTCCTCAAGCTTGCCGAGCTTCTCCTGGAAGGCCTCCTCGTTGTAGTCCTTGGGGAGGGTCTTTATCCTCCTCTTGAGGTCGGGGTGAAGGTTGGGTGCCCAGACCTCAGTGGCCGTCTCAAGTCCGAGGTAGCCCTGCTTGTAGGCCCTGATTCCGTAGACCACCATGGGCGGAACTTCCACTATGGTGACGGGCATGAATATCTCCTTCCCGTTGGTGAGCCTTCCCGGCCAGTCGTCTATCATGAGCACGTGGGTCATTCCTGCCTTGTAGCCGGCAAAGCCGAGCAGTCTGGTCTCTTCTTCCTGGGGCCACTTGCGTATCCTTGGGACGATTTTCTTGGCCCTCTTCCTGGGAGCGAAGCCAAGTGAACCTCTCCTTGGTCTGCTAACTTTTCCCATCTC contains:
- a CDS encoding 50S ribosomal protein L3; this encodes MGKVSRPRRGSLGFAPRKRAKKIVPRIRKWPQEEETRLLGFAGYKAGMTHVLMIDDWPGRLTNGKEIFMPVTIVEVPPMVVYGIRAYKQGYLGLETATEVWAPNLHPDLKRRIKTLPKDYNEEAFQEKLGKLEEMINAGEIVEIRALVHTQPRLTKIKKKPDVMEYAIGGSDVAAKFEYIKNYLGKEIRASEVLKEGELLDAIAVTKGKGFQGVIKRFGVKLRSHKDSKGRRKVASIGPWHPTRVMWTVPMPGQMGFHTRTEYNKRLLRIGENGKLKLGDEEIEITPKGGFPHYGVVRNDFLMIAGTLPGSIKRIIRFRPAIRPPQRRPEVQAPQITYVSRESKQ
- the rpl4p gene encoding 50S ribosomal protein L4; this translates as MKVHVYSLNGEPVEEIELPKVFETPFRPDLIRRAVIASWTHRIQPWGTDPMAGKRTSAESIGKGHGMARVKRMKTSPRYAAFVPFARGGRRTHPPKVEKIIAERINKKERRLALMSAIAATANADIVKERGHVIEGLPQVPLVVEDALEAIGRTAETREIFKKLGVWADIERAKKNTKIRAGKGKMRGRRYKKAKGPLIVVSKNEGIIQGARNHPGVDVVVVDNLGVEFLAPGTHPGRLTIWTKGAIERLREIYG